The Candidatus Eisenbacteria bacterium genomic sequence GAGCCCGCGTGTCACGTCGCGGCTGTTCTCGCCCATCAGCATGAAGCCGAGCCCGAGGACCACCTCGCCCTTGCCGTCGGCGGAGACCGCCCCGCGCCGGATCTCGTGCCCGATCCGGACATCGGCCACGTCGCGCACGCGCACCGGCGCCCCCTCTTCGGCGGCGACGACGAGATCGCCGATCTCCTCGACGCCGGGGGCGAGCCCGACGCCGCGGACTGTGAGGGCCTCGCCTCCTCGGGTGATCACGCCGCCGCCCACGTTCCGGTTGTTCGCCTCGAGCGTCTCCACGAGATCACGGAACGTGAGCCCGTGTTTGACGAGCTTCTCGGGTTGGACGACGACGTGGTATTGCTTCTCGAACCCGCCCCACGCGTTCACCTCGGCCACGCCGGCCGCCTTGCGAAGCTCCGGCTTGATCACCCAGTCGTGCAGCTCGCGGATCTCGATCAACGAGCGGTTCGGGTCGTCGGAGCGAACGACGTAGTGGAACACCTCGCCGAGACCGCTCGAGATCGGGCCGAGCTGCGGCCGGTCGACGCCGTCCGGGAGCAGGACGCTCTGCACGCGTTCGCTCACCAGCTGCCGGGCCTCTACGATCGGCGTGCCGTCGGCGAACGTCGCCACCACGTGCGAGAGACCGGTCTTCGACTGGGAGCGGACGTGAACGAGGCCCGGAAGACCGTTGATCGTGAGCTCGATCGGGAGCGTGATCTGTGCCTCCACCTCCGTCGGGTTCAGGGCCGGGGCGACCGTGTTGATCTGCACCTGCACCGGCGTCGTGTCGGGGAACGCATCGATGGGAAGCCGGAGGAGCGCGCGGACGCCGACGAGGATCCACGCCCCCGCGAGAAGACAAACCAAGAGCCGGTTGCGAAGCGAGAAGTCGATGATGCGGCCGAGCATGCTCTAGTCCTCCACGCAGCCCGCGCCGAGCCGCGAGAGGAGGAGCTGCGACTTCGCGAGGAACGCGCCTTGGACGACCACCGGCTCCTCCGCGCCGAGGCCCTCGGCGACCGCCACGAGGCCGTCCTCGGCCGCGCCGAGACGGACGGAGCGCGCCTCGAGGAGATCCTCTTCGCTCTTCACGAAGACGAACGGCCGCCCGTCGATCCACTGAACGGCCTCTCGCGGCACGGCCACGACCGGATCCGCGCCGCCGGCGAGAACGCGGGCGCGGGCGAACATCCGCGCGCGGAGCAAACCGTCCGGATCCGCGATCTCGGCCCGAGCGCGCGCCATCCGCGTCCGATCGTCCACTTCCGCGGCGATCCACACGAGCGCGCCGGTGAAAACGCGCTCGGGCACCGCCTCGAGAGTGATCTCGACTTCCTGCCCCAGGCGAACACGAGCGAGGTGCTTCTCGGGGATGTGGATCTCGGCCCACATCGTCGAGCGGTCCGCCAGCGTGAAGAGCGGCTTCCCCGCTTCGACCCGCGCGCCGCGCACCGCGCTTCTCGCGACGATCTCGCCTGCGAACGGCGCGCGCACGGCGAGAAGGGCGCCGTCCGAGGACGGTTCGTCGAGACCGAGCGCTTCGAGCCTCCGAGCGGCGGCGAGGTAGGCTGCCTCCGCTTCCTGAAGCTCCTTCTCGGAGCTGACCCCGCTCGCGCGGAGCGTTCGTTCGCGCGCGAGCGTCTGCTCGGCGAGGCGCGCGTTCGCCGCGGCTTCGGCGAACTCGGCCGACCCGAGCGCAGCGAGAACCCGGCCGCGCGCGACGCGGTCGCCAAGGTCCGCTTCGACCTCCCGGAGAACGCCCGCGACCGGCGCGACGATCTCGGCGAGAAGGTTCCCGTTGAACTCGATCGTGGCATAACACTCGACGCCGTCCCGCATCGGCCGGACCTCGGGCGGAGCGGACGCGATCCCCGCTTGCTCGCAGGATTCGGCGGAGGCGAACCGGATCTTGAGGCCCTCGCCAGGCGCGAGCGCACTGGCCCGCTCGGGGTGACAGATGCCGCATTCGTCCTCGTAGAGGTCGTGCTCTCCGCAGTAGGGCCGCCCCGAATCGAACGCGGCGGCCGTCCGCGCATCCGGGTTCGACGGCGTCGAATCGGCCGGCTTCCCGCACCCG encodes the following:
- a CDS encoding efflux RND transporter periplasmic adaptor subunit — encoded protein: MNTIRLVLLAMSLALVTGCGKPADSTPSNPDARTAAAFDSGRPYCGEHDLYEDECGICHPERASALAPGEGLKIRFASAESCEQAGIASAPPEVRPMRDGVECYATIEFNGNLLAEIVAPVAGVLREVEADLGDRVARGRVLAALGSAEFAEAAANARLAEQTLARERTLRASGVSSEKELQEAEAAYLAAARRLEALGLDEPSSDGALLAVRAPFAGEIVARSAVRGARVEAGKPLFTLADRSTMWAEIHIPEKHLARVRLGQEVEITLEAVPERVFTGALVWIAAEVDDRTRMARARAEIADPDGLLRARMFARARVLAGGADPVVAVPREAVQWIDGRPFVFVKSEEDLLEARSVRLGAAEDGLVAVAEGLGAEEPVVVQGAFLAKSQLLLSRLGAGCVED